Proteins encoded within one genomic window of Triticum aestivum cultivar Chinese Spring chromosome 2D, IWGSC CS RefSeq v2.1, whole genome shotgun sequence:
- the LOC123049362 gene encoding uncharacterized protein — MASVRRPCAVVLLACAAAFLVTVGAQPMDNPILSDPNVVPVYMSPGAQPTVVSCYNQSSPSQAPECMIPVRRCPAGCRDLCYVHCPSCKLVCMCELAGTECYDPRFVGGDGNKFLFHGRRDADFCLLSDANLHINAHFIGKRNAQAAPARDFTWVQALGIRFGGHRLYLGVKRTVTWDNAVDRLAITFDGMPVELDAAPAASWSPASAPALSVLRIGAANGVVVRLDGRFRIVANAVPVTEEDSRVHDYGLTADDSLAHLNVAFKFNSISADVHGVLGQTYRPDYVSAGVDMGAKIPVMGGAGKYQVSDIFGTDCEVARFGGEDVVRVGAVDMIDEPADTMCGSGKGSAGLVCKK, encoded by the exons ATGGCGTCCGTCCGGCGCCCGTGCGCGGTGGTGCTGCTCGCCTGCGCCGCCGCATTCCTCGTCACGGTCGGTGCCCAGCCTATGGACAACCCCATTCTTTCGGACCCCAACGTGGTACCCGTCTACATGAGCCCCGGCGCGCAGCCCACTGTGGTGAGCTGCTACAACCAGAGCAGCCCGTCGCAGGCCCCAGAGTGCATGATCCCGGTGCGCCGGTGCCCCGCCGGCTGCCGCGACCTCTGCTACGTGCACTGCCCCAGCTGCAAGCTCGTCTGCA TGTGTGAACTGGCCGGCACGGAGTGCTACGACCCGCGCTTCGTGGGCGGCGACGGCAACAAGTTCCTCTTCCACGGCCGCAGGGACGCCGACTTCTGCCTGCTCTCCGACGCCAACCTGCACATCAACGCGCACTTCATCGGCAAGcgcaacgcgcaggcggcgccggCGCGGGACTTCACATGGGTGCAGGCGCTCGGCATCCGCTTCGGCGGCCACCGCCTCTACCTCGGCGTCAAGAGGACGGTCACCTGGGACAACGCCGTCGACCGCCTCGCCATCACCTTCGACGGCATGCCTGTCGAGCTGGACGCGGCGCCGGCCGCCAGCTGGAGCCCGGCCTCCGCGCCCGCGCTGTCCGTCTTACGCATCGGCGCGGCCAACGGCGTGGTGGTGCGCCTCGACGGCCGGTTCCGCATCGTCGCCAACGCGGTTCCGGTGACCGAGGAGGACTCGAGGGTCCACGACTACGGCCTCACCGCCGACGACAGCCTCGCGCACCTCAACGTCGCGTTCAAGTTCAACTCCATCAGCGCCGACGTGCACGGCGTGCTCGGCCAGACCTACCGCCCGGACTACGTCAGCGCCGGGGTTGACATGGGCGCCAAGATCCCGGTGATGGGGGGTGCCGGAAAGTACCAGGTGTCGGACATCTTCGGGACGGACTGCGAGGTGGCGCGCTTCGGCGGAGAGGACGTCGTCCGCGTCGGGGCGGTGGACATGATCGACGAGCCGGCCGACACCATGTGCGGCAGCGGCAAGGGCAGCGCCGGGCTGGTCTGCAAGAAGTGA